The Streptosporangiales bacterium genomic interval GGCGCGTGGGGCGTACGGCAAGGGGTGGGAGAAGCGCGGCCGCAAGCGGCTCGTCGCCCTCGTCTCCCTGCTCGCCGCGCTGATCCCGCGTGGCCTCACCGACCTGCCGCCGAGCATGCAGAAGACCCCGCACGTCACGCCGACGAAGCTGCCGAAGCCGAACTGGGGTGGCGGCCTGCTGTCCGGCAAGGCGCTCGTCATCGTCGGCACGGTGCTCGTCACCGCGCTCGTGACCACCGTGGTCGTCGTCGTCCGCGACCGGGACGAGCGCGACGAGTCACGACCGCGGACGTCGGCGTCGTCTACCGGGTTCGTGACGCCGTCGTCCGCGCCGACCGACTCCGGTCCCGTCATCGTCATCGTGCGCAAGCGGGTCGAGGAGAAGCGCACCGCGCGCTTCGTCTCCAGCCTGGCGGGGTGCTGCCAGCACCAGTCGTACGCGACCGGCGAGCTGGAGTACCGCAAGGACGCGAGCGCGGTCGGCGTGACCAGGGTCTTCGCCGGCGACGAGGCGTCCGTCGTCCCGGCCGCCCGAGCGAAGCGGTTCGGCATCGACGAGAGCCTCCTGCTGCCCTACCCGTTCGCCAAGGGTCAGGTGTTCTACTTCGCCGACGCGAAGGCCAGGCAGGCGGCGCTGGGCAAGAGCACGTACGTGATCGGCGGCACCGCCTACGCGAAGGCCGCGGGCACCGGATGGAAGACGTTCACCCCGGAGACCTCGAAGTACGCGGGCGGAGGCACGGAGTCCGCGGCGTTCCACCAGCGCAGCGCCGCCGAGCAGGGCTTCGACGCCCGGGCGGCGGCGAGCCCCGAGCACCTGTTGGCGCTGCTCGGCGCCGGCGGCAGGGTCGACCGCGGCGACAACGGCGCGATCGCCTACCGCGGCACTGTCTCGGCCGCCACGATCACGAAGGATCCGCGCTTCGCCCGCGTGTACCAGTCGTACGGCTCGACCGACGGCGAGGTCTCGTACACGGTCACCCTCGGCCCCGACTACCTGCCCCGCTCGCTGTCGCTGCGCTGGCACATGCCGAAGGGCACGGAGGCGTACCCCTACACCACGCTCGACGTCAGGTACACCGCCTGGGGCGAGGGCGACCCGATC includes:
- a CDS encoding protein kinase gives rise to the protein MSAGTGAGQEWTVPGYRHVQELGAGASGRVVLALHEASGGSVAIKYLAPRLLSDMRFVERFRAEARLLAGLSDPHLVRCLDYVEAPEGAAIVMELVGGVSLRAILDRQPVLEPEVALVLLKGSLLGLAAAHDAGVVHRDYKPGNVLVPAEGDSKLADFGIAVPVGANPGFAGTPAYMAPEQWVRGTPSPATDVYAATVVFVECLAGAQPYRASTLEQWSTAHRTAPVPVDAVPAPLRPLVNHGMAKDPAQRPVSATAFVDELESVARGAYGKGWEKRGRKRLVALVSLLAALIPRGLTDLPPSMQKTPHVTPTKLPKPNWGGGLLSGKALVIVGTVLVTALVTTVVVVVRDRDERDESRPRTSASSTGFVTPSSAPTDSGPVIVIVRKRVEEKRTARFVSSLAGCCQHQSYATGELEYRKDASAVGVTRVFAGDEASVVPAARAKRFGIDESLLLPYPFAKGQVFYFADAKARQAALGKSTYVIGGTAYAKAAGTGWKTFTPETSKYAGGGTESAAFHQRSAAEQGFDARAAASPEHLLALLGAGGRVDRGDNGAIAYRGTVSAATITKDPRFARVYQSYGSTDGEVSYTVTLGPDYLPRSLSLRWHMPKGTEAYPYTTLDVRYTAWGEGDPIQPP